Within Primulina tabacum isolate GXHZ01 chromosome 5, ASM2559414v2, whole genome shotgun sequence, the genomic segment TCACacaattaaaaatcataattggGTCACAATTCTAACCCACCAATCATATTTCGCTCAAGGGTCATAACATACATAGCTAAACGAGTATCATTGGATATCCACAATTTCATCTGTCTAATTGACAACGAACCTGAATGGTTTTTATTAAGTCAAATTCCATAAATATTGGTTGAGCCAATTCTTACTTGTTTATCAGCAACTAAAACACTATCCGGTAAGCATAGATCATTATTTCCTCCCGTCTAATGGAGGACGCACGAGGAcgaaagaaaaaaattcaacGCATAAAAGTTTGGACGATTTTTTAGTTGGCCAGTGAGATTCACTCTTGAAAAATGACTAACGCTAACATTTTCACTTTTTTCCATGGACGATGCTTCTTCATTTCTCCGTTGATGAAAGTTTCCGTGTGCCAAACCCTTTGTACACTTAAAGATGGTACGGCAGAAATTGTATTCTAAATGAAGGAATGAAGTTTTTAATGGGAGTTTCAAGCCTCGTCGCAGGCAAAATGAAATTGGATCAATGAAACAAAATTGTCCATATTGAAATTAATAAGATTgaacatttaataaatattgcaACCTACCAAACATTAAATCTTCCCGTAACTTGTCAAAATCAGATTATAGCAACCAAGAGATATATTCTCCTATGAAGGCCTCAATTATGCATGGTAtgtcatatattattttcaataggtACTTTTATGAAATTATTGAATAAACAAAATTTAGATCTTATTAttatggcaaaaacttatgtgagacggtcttacgggtcgtattttgtgatacgaatctcttatttgagtcaaccatgaaaaaatgttacttttatgctaataatattactttttattgtgagtaTCGATAGGGttatcacagataaaaattcgtgagaccgttttacaagagacctactatgttattattattttttcattaaagTTTGCCAGATCCATGGGCTTTCGAGTAgcccatttaaatttttttaaatgttttaattataatataatccATATATTGTTATTAATATATAAAGATTATAAATTTGAGACGAGATTATAATAATGTCGTCCAGTTCACCAAGAAATTATcacaaatcattaaaaaaaacataaaaaaatatatacaagaTTTTATAGTAGAAAGGATTTAACTATTAAGTGTGTGCAGCGTATAGTAATATGCATGTACGCAGACATATTCCCCTCTTATAAAAATGTGTCGAGATGAGCTTTGTTCTTGCGCACACACACTTTTGTAAAACCCTAATACTCCAATCAATTGATTCTCtcctttttaattaattaaaatcgaATTGGTTGAATATCTGTGAATTCTATTCCTGATTCGAGGTTTCCCAGATTTTCAATTTCCCTTTTCCGGTAGAGATTTTTTTCTATCTTTCGATCTCCTCCTTTGCAATTTATTTGGGTTTTGAAAGAGCAAGGCTGGCGATTGGCGTTGCGACCACGTGATGGCGGATCCGCCACAAGACCGCCCTCTGTTGCTTCATAAATCTGCTCATTTCCTTGGTTTAGGGTTTCGTTCGAAGTCGGAGGAAGAAGACAGGGAGAAATTGAATAATCAAGAGTTCAGTGGAAAATGCTGAGTGTGCTGAGGGTGCACCTGCCGTCCGATATACCCATAGTAGGATGCGAGTTGACGCCGTATGTGCTTTTGAAACGCCCCGATAACTCTGTTGTTGCCGATGATGTCACTGAGTTGAACCCTATTGATGGGAGTTTCTTAAGATATAAATGGTTAGTTTTTCTGAGCTtgatttatgtgtaaaaattttCCGCTGCCCCAATGATTGATGATGTTTTGCTTTCTCTGTGGGCTCTGTTGTTTATTATGATTCTTATTGTGGTCATGCATGTGTAGCTATGAACACGAGGGTTTCTtaagttgattttttttaaaaaaaattcatactaTTATGTAGGTTGTTTGAATGCTTTCTAGTGTGTTAACTAGTGGTGAGGATTTAGTGGGTTCTGAGATTGGCTTTTCTATCTTTCTCTGCCTTTTGTTTGTATTTAACATTAATTGTGATTTTGGAGGAGAATCGTCTACTGAATGATCTTAATCTGCAGATATTTTTTGGGAGAGTATAAAATTCAGTAGTATGTAAGCAACTCTGAAATTATTTGGAAATTTATGGAATACAACAATGGTTATAACTTACAAGAATGTGTCTTAAATGCATTGTATGGGAGCTGATCTTATATCCTATCTCATTTTCAAATGCCCTTTTTCGTCAGATTTTGTTCTCCATATTTTGCCGGATTTGAATGGCATTAGTGTCGGGCTTTTCATTATTGTTTGGCGCTAACAGCTTGCCGTCGCGTTTTATTTTTTACACTGTTTATATCTGGTGTTTTGTCTTTGATGTGTTAATTGGAAAGGTCTAACTTTCTAATAAGATTTGTCTGGTATAATGTCAGCACACATTAATGCCCTGGTGGAAAACTAAGTTTTTTTCCACGGGTCAACTGAATGTGCTCGTTTGCCGATATGGACGCGTGGGCGTCACAGAGGCTGCTACTCCAGTTCAATTGGCATTTCGCGGAACGGTTGCCGCTGTTGTCATgggatttttataaaataaaaatgaaaataagtgGATAATTTGGgtaattggataatttttaatggaaaaaggaaaaaaaatggtaaaacgttgaaaaaataaaataaattaaaacatTTCGCAACAGCCGTGAAATCGCCATTTCATTCCGCGACACCCATAAAATCGCCGATATTCCATGAAAAATGCCATTATAGTTACACATCTGATTTAGCTTGGAATTTTGTTGTCGCAGCTTGTTCCTGTCAGGGTTATGGCGGTTCCACGACGGTGGCGGCAAACCATGCAAACGCGTCCCATGTGTTTCACAACTGATTGTCATGCTCTACATTATAGTTTTTATATCAATATCTAATTCGGGTGGATGTTGGTTTGAACTACCACTTGCCAATTTTTTAATTGCTTTATTTTTCTTGCTTTTAATTGATTCATAAAGAGAAACTTATTTGGGTAACTTAAACAGTTCGAGAGCAGGTATTGTTGATGTTGATGTGAAATATAATGTTATGACTGATAATGttgtttatttatgaaaatttagtTACTGATAAATATTATCTTCAGCCTTTCTGTGACATCCAGAGAAACTTTGATCTTATTTATGGGAAATTTCCTTTTTTGTTTGTGTTGATTAAGATTTCTGGTTTATTTAATCTCAGGGTAGTAATTGAATACTGCTGGTGATATCACGCTTGGTCTGAGGCACCTTTTTTACCATGACTATTTTTAGACAACCCCTTTATATGAATACTTGGATAGAAGTTGCATACATGATAGAATATCATTTGACAATGGAGTACTGGTTTTTCTTGCTAATATTTGGTTTTCTATTAAGGTTTCGTGTACAAAGTGATAAAAAAGTCGCAGTTTGTACGGTTCATCCTACGGAGCAAGCTACATTACAATGCCTTGGATGTGTTAAGGCCAAAATTCCTGTTGCAAAGAGTTACCATTGCTCTCCAAAGTGTTTTTCTGATGCCTGGCAACACCATCGAGTTCTGCATGAGCGTGCTGCTACTGCTGTGAATGAAAATGGAAATGAGGAGGAAGAGATTTTTGGGCGCTTCAATAGCACTGGTAGCACAGCATCAAGTATGATTAATATGAATTTGCCAacttctcaatcaaattctagCTTGTCAAATGGCACCACTGCGATGTATCCTGCTGCAGTTACTCAGAGGAGTGGTGGTGAAACATGGTTTGAAGTTGGACGATCCAAGACATATACAccaacagctgatgatattggtCATGTGCTTAAATTTGAGTGCTTTGTAGCAGATGCAGAAACAAAATTATCTGTGGGTCCTGCTAGTACCTTATCAACTTCCCGTGTGATTCCAGCTCCATCACCTATTCCACGGCACATGATTTCTGTTATTGGGATAGATGTTCCTGGGCATCTAGATTTGGATAGTCGCATTTCATCTGCAGGGACATTTACTGTGCTTTCATACAACATTTTATCTGATGTTTATGCTACAAGCGAATTATACAGCTATTGCCCATCCTGGGCCCTTTCATGGACTTACCGCAGACAAAACCTCTTCCGAGAAATAATTGGTTATCATGCAGACATTGTTTGTCTTCAGGAGGTACACAAATTGTGTGTGTTTcttctttttaaatattttagatGTTAATATCGGATTTGAGTTCATTATGATTGTGAACATGTGAAAAGATTTAGACCCGTGGAGATTGAAAATTATAGGCAGTAAAACGTAAAACATGACAGTTTTTTCGTGGAATGGTTGATTGCATTTGTTAAAAAGCCATTTAGCTAGATTAGCCATTGTAGTCAAAAGATgcttaaaacataaaaatattttcatctttaCGGATGACTCTTTAAAAGGGACTGTTGTGTGCATTTGTTTTGTAAATCTAttagtaaaaaatattttttataagcCCTCTGTAAATACATGATGGCTCTTCAGCAAGTTGACCGGCCTACAGTAGTTGGATTTGAACCATGTTAAAGGCCTTTCGATCCTTTTCACAAAGTTTTTTCCTTCTTAACGGTTTTTTTTTCTGGTGTAAATTTTCTTTGGCCAGGTTCAAAGTGATCATTTTGAGGAATTCTTTGCGCCTGAGCTGGATAAGCATGGCTATCACGCTCTGTTTAAAAGGAAAACAACAGAGGTTGGTGGAAACTAGAACTAATTTAGATGATAAAGTCAACATGTTATTGATTCACCATGCTATTACTGCTAGCAGGTTTTTAGCAGGAATATCAACACCCTTGATGGTTGTGCTACTTTCTTCCGCCGTGATAGATTTTCACATGTCAAGAAATATGAGGTAACTAATGTGACGTAAAGAATGTGTCATGAGCTCCTTTGTATCAGCTTCATCGTTGGCATTTTTGAATGTAGGTTGAATTCAACAAAGCTGCACAATCTCTAACTGATGCTTTGGTTCCTAGCGCTCAAAAGAAGAATGCTTTGAGTCGATTGGTCAAGGTACCATACTTACAGATTTTAAAGGCTTTTTTTAGCTTATTGGGTTACAGCTAgtttaatattaaatattgtATGATGATTATGATAGTTCTTTAACTTTTTTGGTTTGATATCATCTCAGTTTTAGTGgacaaatatttaatttcccTTTTCTTCCACGCAGGATAATGTTGCACTAATTTTGGTTCTTGAAGCCAAGTTCGGTAACCAGGGCATTGATAACCCCGGAAAGCGCCAGCTTGTTTGTGTTGTAAGATTTCTATTTTGGAATTctatttattattatgattttaacttgttattttattttcagcATTAACGTGttctattaaaaatatatttgaatcaAATATTACAAGCTCGGGGCTTGTTGGagatatataattataaatatgtatACATCAGCGTAAGAAATGAGTACAAAATGTTTCTTGTTGCTCGTTACATCGAGAAGAAGGTAAATCAATGATAATTTCCTCGGAATTAGACATCATACTATTTTCAGATTCTTTGTTGTCCTGTTAAAGATTCAATGAACAAATCTATTGATAGAGATTCTTTCGGATACATTACGCTGTTTGATGCCAATTGTTGTGTCGTTCCCGTAAATTTCTCAAATTGCTTTCTCGATGCTGTCTTCTAGTGTGTTCCTAATTATTCCTGCCTTTTATTCATGGCTATATTTTATTATTCCTTTACACCCTTGATTTAGATGGTTGTTTAGGGGGAGGACTCCTGATCTGTATCTCTCATGTTTCTGAAACAGGCAAACACACATGTAAATGTGCATCAAGAGTTGAAGGATGTCAGACTTTGGCAGGTTCTTGCCTGAGGCCATCCTCTCAAGTAACATATTTACATTCTTTGGAATTAATGTAGCAAAGTAACTTTTATTTTCTTGTCAATATCAGGTCCACACTCTATTGAAAGGGCTGGAAAAAATTGCTGCTAGTGCAGACATCCCAATGCTGGTGTGTGGGGATTTCAATTCAGTTCCTGGAAGGTGATTTGTTGTCCTCTTTCGATAATATAATCTGATACATGCAGTTTTATCTTGGACCATCAGTTTTAGCTTCAATtactggatttttttttttttttttactttttggtTTGAAATACAGTGCTCCTCATTCGCTCCTTGCTATGGGGAAGGTGGATCCACTTCATCCTGAATTAGCTGTTGACCCACTTGGCATTCTTCGCCCTGCTGCCAAATTAACACATCAGCTGCCACTGGTATGACCTTGTTATtctcttttaaatatttaacgTTGTAGCCTATTGTTGTGTTCATGTTCAATATTTGTGTTCATGGCATGTATTCCCTAGGTAAGTGCATATTCATCATTTGCAAGAGCTGGTGTCGGTCTTGGTCTGGAACAAAGGAGGAGAATGGATCCCACCACAAATGAGCCACTATTTACGAACTGCACAAGAGATTTCATTGGTACTCATGATTACATATTTTACTCAGGTATGTTAGGAGTTGCACAAGTTTTTCATTGAAATAAGTTTTGGTAGTTTGTATTCTTATAGTGTCATTGCTTCTCTCCCCCTTCCCCAACCTAGCATAACTGGACAGTTTCTAATTTG encodes:
- the LOC142547141 gene encoding carbon catabolite repressor protein 4 homolog 1-like isoform X2, with translation MLSVLRVHLPSDIPIVGCELTPYVLLKRPDNSVVADDVTELNPIDGSFLRYKWFRVQSDKKVAVCTVHPTEQATLQCLGCVKAKIPVAKSYHCSPKCFSDAWQHHRVLHERAATAVNENGNEEEEIFGRFNSTGSTASSMINMNLPTSQSNSSLSNGTTAMYPAAVTQRSGGETWFEVGRSKTYTPTADDIGHVLKFECFVADAETKLSVGPASTLSTSRVIPAPSPIPRHMISVIGIDVPGHLDLDSRISSAGTFTVLSYNILSDVYATSELYSYCPSWALSWTYRRQNLFREIIGYHADIVCLQEVQSDHFEEFFAPELDKHGYHALFKRKTTEVFSRNINTLDGCATFFRRDRFSHVKKYEVEFNKAAQSLTDALVPSAQKKNALSRLVKDNVALILVLEAKFGNQGIDNPGKRQLVCVANTHVNVHQELKDVRLWQVHTLLKGLEKIAASADIPMLVCGDFNSVPGSAPHSLLAMGKVDPLHPELAVDPLGILRPAAKLTHQLPLVSAYSSFARAGVGLGLEQRRRMDPTTNEPLFTNCTRDFIGTHDYIFYSADSLSVESLLELLDEDSLRKDTALPSPEWSSDHIALLAEFRCKPRTRR
- the LOC142547141 gene encoding carbon catabolite repressor protein 4 homolog 1-like isoform X1 → MLSVLRVHLPSDIPIVGCELTPYVLLKRPDNSVVADDVTELNPIDGSFLRYKWFRVQSDKKVAVCTVHPTEQATLQCLGCVKAKIPVAKSYHCSPKCFSDAWQHHRVLHERAATAVNENGNEEEEIFGRFNSTGSTASSMINMNLPTSQSNSSLSNGTTAMYPAAVTQRSGGETWFEVGRSKTYTPTADDIGHVLKFECFVADAETKLSVGPASTLSTSRVIPAPSPIPRHMISVIGIDVPGHLDLDSRISSAGTFTVLSYNILSDVYATSELYSYCPSWALSWTYRRQNLFREIIGYHADIVCLQEVQSDHFEEFFAPELDKHGYHALFKRKTTEQVFSRNINTLDGCATFFRRDRFSHVKKYEVEFNKAAQSLTDALVPSAQKKNALSRLVKDNVALILVLEAKFGNQGIDNPGKRQLVCVANTHVNVHQELKDVRLWQVHTLLKGLEKIAASADIPMLVCGDFNSVPGSAPHSLLAMGKVDPLHPELAVDPLGILRPAAKLTHQLPLVSAYSSFARAGVGLGLEQRRRMDPTTNEPLFTNCTRDFIGTHDYIFYSADSLSVESLLELLDEDSLRKDTALPSPEWSSDHIALLAEFRCKPRTRR